The Enterobacter kobei genome has a segment encoding these proteins:
- the hpaX gene encoding 4-hydroxyphenylacetate permease produces the protein MTTSTLQPHDNKAVEQRAINKLFRRLIVFLFILFVFSFLDRINIGFAGLTMGKDLGLTSTMFGLAATLFYVTYVLCGIPSNIMLAKIGARRWIAGIMVVWGIASTCTMFATSPETLYVLRMLVGIAEAGFLPGILVYLTWWFPAYHRARANALFMIAMPVTMMLGSILSGYILAMDGLWNLKGWQWLFLLEGLPSVVLGVVTWFYLNDTPDQATWLDEDEKQALKTMIAREQEVAIARAVTPRSTLREVLTPAVLLYTLAYFCLTNTLSAINIWTPQILQSFNTGSSNIVIGLLAAIPQFCTILGMIWWSRRSDRLKERKKHTILPYLFAAAGWMLASATDHSLIQLLGIIMASTGSFTAMAIFWTTPDRVISLQSRAVALAVINAIGNVGSAVSPLLIGILRDATGSFSSGLWFVAGLLVVGALVLTRIPMTQRDQQRNDHVPEPYRQH, from the coding sequence ATGACGACCTCTACCCTGCAACCCCATGATAATAAAGCTGTTGAACAACGCGCCATTAACAAGCTGTTCCGACGTTTAATCGTGTTTCTCTTTATCCTGTTTGTTTTCTCGTTTCTCGACCGCATCAACATCGGCTTTGCCGGACTGACGATGGGTAAAGATCTCGGCCTCACCTCCACCATGTTTGGCCTGGCCGCAACCCTGTTTTACGTCACCTATGTGCTGTGCGGGATCCCAAGCAACATCATGCTGGCGAAGATCGGCGCGCGGCGCTGGATCGCCGGGATCATGGTGGTGTGGGGCATCGCCTCCACCTGCACCATGTTCGCCACCAGCCCTGAAACCCTTTACGTCCTGCGCATGCTGGTGGGCATTGCCGAAGCCGGTTTCCTGCCGGGGATCCTGGTCTATCTCACATGGTGGTTCCCGGCCTATCACCGCGCCCGCGCCAACGCGCTGTTTATGATCGCCATGCCGGTCACCATGATGCTCGGTTCAATCCTCTCCGGGTACATTCTGGCGATGGACGGGCTGTGGAACCTGAAGGGCTGGCAGTGGCTGTTCCTGCTGGAAGGGCTGCCGTCAGTGGTGCTCGGGGTAGTAACCTGGTTCTACCTTAACGACACGCCGGATCAGGCCACCTGGCTGGATGAGGACGAAAAGCAGGCGCTGAAAACCATGATCGCCCGCGAGCAGGAGGTCGCCATTGCCCGCGCCGTCACGCCGCGCTCGACGCTGCGAGAAGTGCTGACGCCCGCCGTGCTGCTCTATACGCTGGCCTACTTCTGCCTGACCAACACGCTGAGCGCGATCAACATCTGGACGCCGCAGATCCTGCAGAGCTTTAACACCGGCAGCAGCAATATCGTCATTGGCCTGCTGGCGGCGATCCCGCAGTTTTGCACCATCCTCGGGATGATCTGGTGGAGCCGCCGATCCGACAGGCTAAAAGAGCGAAAAAAGCACACCATCCTGCCGTACCTGTTCGCGGCGGCGGGATGGATGCTGGCCTCCGCCACCGATCACAGCCTGATCCAGCTGCTTGGCATCATCATGGCCTCAACCGGATCATTTACCGCCATGGCGATATTCTGGACCACGCCAGATCGGGTGATTAGCCTGCAGTCCCGCGCGGTGGCGCTGGCGGTGATCAACGCCATCGGCAACGTGGGTTCTGCCGTTAGCCCGCTGCTGATCGGCATTCTGCGCGACGCGACCGGCAGCTTCAGCTCCGGGCTGTGGTTTGTGGCCGGGCTGCTGGTGGTCGGCGCGCTGGTGCTGACGCGCATTCCGATGACGCAGCGGGATCAACAGAGGAACGATCATGTGCCAGAGCCCTATCGCCAACATTGA
- a CDS encoding 4-hydroxyphenylacetate 3-monooxygenase reductase subunit, with protein sequence MQSEERLRFRDAMASLSAAVNVVTTEGEAGRCGITATAVCSVTDTPPSVMVCINANSAMNPVFQGNGRLCINVLNHEQEIMARHFAGMTGMTMEERFALSCWQKGPLAQPMLKGALASLEGEISQVQTIGTHLVYLVEIKNIILSDAGHGLIYFKRRFHPVMMEVEATA encoded by the coding sequence ATGCAATCAGAAGAACGCCTGCGTTTTCGCGACGCGATGGCCAGCCTGTCGGCCGCAGTCAATGTCGTCACCACCGAGGGGGAAGCGGGCCGCTGCGGCATTACCGCCACCGCAGTCTGTTCGGTTACGGACACCCCGCCGTCGGTCATGGTGTGTATCAACGCCAACAGCGCCATGAACCCGGTATTCCAGGGCAACGGCAGACTGTGCATAAACGTGCTGAACCACGAGCAGGAGATCATGGCTCGCCACTTCGCCGGGATGACCGGTATGACAATGGAGGAGCGCTTTGCCCTCTCCTGCTGGCAGAAAGGCCCGCTGGCGCAGCCGATGCTGAAAGGTGCGCTGGCCAGCCTTGAAGGCGAGATAAGCCAGGTGCAAACCATCGGCACGCATCTGGTGTATCTTGTTGAAATTAAAAATATCATTTTGAGTGATGCAGGACACGGCCTGATCTACTTCAAACGCCGTTTCCACCCGGTCATGATGGAGGTGGAAGCCACCGCGTAA
- the hpaB gene encoding 4-hydroxyphenylacetate 3-monooxygenase, oxygenase component: MKPEDFRADAKRPLTGEEYLKSLQDGREIYIYGERVKDVTTHPAFRNAAASIAQMYDALHKPDMQDTLCWGTDTGSGGYTHKFFRVAKSADDLRQQRDAIAEWSRLSYGWMGRTPDYKAAFGCALGANPAFYGQFEQNARSWYTRIQETGLYFNHAIVNPPIDRHKPADEVKDVYIKLEKETDAGIVVSGAKVVATNSALTHYNMIGFGSAQVMGENPDFALMFVAPMDAEGVKLISRASYEMVAGATGSPYDYPLSSRFDENDAILVMDHVLIPWENVLIYRDFDRCRRWTMEGGFARMYPLQACVRLAVKLDFITALLKKSLECTGTLEFRGIQADLGEVVAWRNMFWALSDSMCSEATPWVNGAYLPDHAALQTYRVMAPMAYAKIKNIIERNVTSGLIYLPSSARDLNNPQIDQYLAKYVRGSNGMDHVERIKILKLMWDAIGSEFGGRHELYEINYSGSQDEIRLQCLRQAQSSGNMDKMMAMVDRCMSEYDQHGWTVPHLHNNSDINMLDKLLK; this comes from the coding sequence ATGAAGCCTGAAGATTTCCGCGCCGATGCCAAACGTCCGTTAACCGGTGAAGAGTATTTAAAAAGCCTGCAGGACGGGCGTGAGATTTATATCTACGGCGAGCGCGTCAAAGACGTCACCACCCATCCGGCGTTTCGCAATGCGGCAGCCTCCATCGCGCAGATGTACGACGCCCTGCACAAGCCGGACATGCAGGACACGCTGTGCTGGGGCACCGACACCGGCAGCGGCGGTTACACCCACAAGTTCTTCCGCGTGGCGAAAAGCGCCGACGACCTGCGCCAGCAGCGCGACGCTATCGCCGAATGGTCACGCCTCAGCTACGGCTGGATGGGGCGTACGCCGGACTATAAGGCCGCGTTCGGCTGCGCACTCGGTGCCAACCCGGCCTTCTACGGTCAGTTCGAGCAGAACGCCCGCAGCTGGTACACCCGCATTCAGGAAACCGGCCTGTATTTCAACCACGCCATCGTTAACCCACCTATCGACCGCCACAAACCGGCGGATGAGGTGAAAGACGTCTACATCAAACTGGAGAAAGAGACCGACGCCGGGATCGTTGTCAGCGGGGCGAAAGTGGTGGCAACCAACTCGGCGCTGACCCACTACAACATGATCGGCTTCGGCTCCGCGCAGGTGATGGGCGAAAACCCGGACTTTGCGCTGATGTTCGTCGCACCGATGGATGCCGAAGGCGTCAAGCTCATCTCCCGTGCCTCTTACGAGATGGTGGCTGGCGCAACCGGCTCCCCGTATGACTATCCGCTCTCCAGCCGCTTTGATGAGAACGACGCGATCCTGGTCATGGATCATGTGCTGATCCCGTGGGAAAACGTGCTGATCTACCGCGATTTCGACCGCTGTCGTCGCTGGACGATGGAAGGTGGCTTTGCGCGGATGTATCCGCTACAGGCATGCGTGCGCCTGGCAGTGAAGCTCGACTTCATCACCGCCCTGTTGAAAAAATCGCTGGAGTGTACCGGCACCCTTGAATTCCGCGGCATACAGGCGGATCTCGGCGAGGTGGTGGCCTGGCGCAATATGTTCTGGGCGCTGAGCGACTCCATGTGCTCTGAAGCCACGCCGTGGGTCAATGGCGCGTATCTGCCGGACCACGCGGCGCTGCAGACCTACCGCGTGATGGCTCCGATGGCCTACGCGAAGATTAAGAATATTATCGAACGTAACGTCACCAGCGGGCTGATCTATCTGCCGTCCAGCGCGCGGGACCTGAATAACCCACAGATTGACCAGTATCTGGCGAAATACGTGCGCGGCTCCAACGGCATGGATCACGTCGAACGCATCAAGATTTTGAAGCTGATGTGGGATGCCATTGGCAGCGAGTTTGGCGGCCGTCACGAGCTGTATGAGATCAACTACTCCGGTAGCCAGGATGAAATTCGCCTGCAGTGCCTGCGCCAGGCGCAGAGCTCCGGCAACATGGACAAAATGATGGCGATGGTCGACCGCTGTATGTCCGAATACGACCAACACGGCTGGACGGTGCCGCACCTGCACAACAACAGCGATATCAACATGCTGGATAAGCTGCTGAAATAG
- a CDS encoding carbon starvation CstA family protein, whose amino-acid sequence MDTKKLLKHVPWALLGILGAFCLAVVALRRGEHVSALWIVVASVSVYLVAYRYYSLYIAQKVMKLDPTRATPAVINNDGLNYVPTNRYVLFGHHFAAIAGAGPLVGPVLAAQMGYLPGTLWLLAGVVLAGAVQDFMVLFISSRRNGSSLGEMIKEEMGRVPGTIALFGCFLIMIIILAVLALIVVKALAESPWGVFTVCSTVPIALFMGIYMRFLRPGRVGEVSVIGIVLLVASIYFGGVIAHDPYWGPALTFKDTTITFALIGYAFVSALLPVWLILAPRDYLATFLKIGVIVGLAIGIVIINPELKMPAVTQYIDGTGPLWKGALFPFLFITIACGAVSGFHALISSGTTPKLMANETDARFIGYGAMLMESFVAIMALVAASIIEPGLYFAMNTPPAGLGITMPNLHEMGGENTALIMAQLKDASAHAAATVSSWGFVISPEQIMQTAKDIGEPSVLNRAGGAPTLAVGIAHVFHKVLPWADMGFWYHFGILFEALFILTALDAGTRAGRFMLQDLLGNFVPFLKKTDSLVAGVLGTAGCVGLWGYLLYQGVVDPLGGVKSLWPLFGISNQMLAAVALVLGTVVLVKMKRTKYIWVTVIPALWLLLCTTWALGLKLFSTNPQLEGFFFMANQYKEKIAAGGADLTTQQIANMNHIVVNNYTNAGLSILFLVVVYSIIFYGIKTWLKVRNAEGRTDKETPYVPVPEGGVKTSSHH is encoded by the coding sequence ATGGATACTAAAAAACTACTTAAGCACGTGCCCTGGGCCTTACTCGGGATCCTCGGTGCTTTCTGTCTGGCGGTTGTCGCATTACGCCGGGGCGAACACGTCAGCGCCCTGTGGATCGTCGTCGCGTCCGTTTCCGTCTATCTTGTGGCTTATCGCTACTACAGCTTATACATCGCGCAGAAGGTCATGAAGCTCGACCCAACGCGCGCCACGCCGGCGGTCATTAACAATGACGGCCTGAACTACGTGCCAACCAACCGCTACGTGCTGTTTGGTCACCACTTTGCCGCCATTGCAGGCGCTGGCCCGCTGGTCGGCCCGGTACTGGCCGCGCAGATGGGCTACCTGCCGGGTACCCTCTGGCTGCTGGCGGGCGTGGTGCTGGCGGGCGCGGTGCAGGACTTTATGGTGCTGTTTATCTCCTCACGCCGTAACGGTTCGTCGCTGGGTGAGATGATCAAAGAAGAGATGGGTCGCGTGCCGGGTACCATTGCCCTGTTCGGTTGTTTCCTGATTATGATCATTATCCTCGCGGTGCTGGCGCTGATCGTCGTGAAAGCGCTGGCCGAAAGTCCGTGGGGCGTGTTTACCGTCTGCTCTACCGTACCGATTGCGCTGTTCATGGGCATTTACATGCGCTTCCTGCGCCCGGGACGCGTGGGCGAAGTCTCCGTGATTGGTATCGTGCTGCTGGTTGCCTCTATCTACTTTGGCGGCGTCATTGCGCATGACCCGTACTGGGGCCCGGCGCTGACCTTTAAGGACACCACCATCACCTTCGCGCTGATTGGTTACGCGTTTGTATCCGCCCTGCTCCCGGTATGGCTGATTCTGGCACCACGTGATTACCTCGCGACCTTCCTGAAAATCGGGGTTATCGTCGGGCTGGCTATCGGGATTGTGATCATCAACCCTGAGCTGAAAATGCCGGCGGTGACTCAGTACATTGACGGCACCGGCCCACTGTGGAAAGGCGCGCTGTTCCCGTTCCTGTTTATCACCATCGCCTGTGGTGCCGTGTCTGGCTTCCACGCGCTGATCTCCTCCGGCACCACGCCGAAGCTGATGGCCAACGAAACCGACGCGCGCTTTATCGGTTACGGCGCGATGCTGATGGAATCCTTCGTGGCGATCATGGCGCTGGTTGCGGCGTCTATCATCGAACCGGGCCTGTACTTCGCAATGAACACCCCGCCTGCGGGTCTGGGCATCACCATGCCAAACCTGCATGAGATGGGCGGCGAAAATACCGCGCTGATCATGGCCCAGCTGAAGGATGCCAGCGCCCACGCGGCAGCAACCGTCAGCTCCTGGGGCTTCGTGATCTCCCCTGAGCAGATCATGCAGACCGCGAAAGACATCGGCGAACCGTCCGTGCTGAACCGCGCAGGTGGCGCACCGACGCTGGCTGTCGGTATTGCACATGTGTTCCATAAAGTGCTGCCGTGGGCAGACATGGGCTTCTGGTACCACTTCGGTATTCTGTTTGAAGCGCTGTTTATCCTCACCGCGCTGGATGCCGGTACCCGTGCGGGCCGCTTCATGCTGCAGGACCTGCTGGGTAACTTCGTGCCGTTCCTGAAGAAAACCGACTCTCTGGTGGCGGGTGTGCTCGGCACTGCGGGTTGCGTAGGCCTGTGGGGTTACCTGCTGTATCAGGGCGTGGTTGATCCACTCGGCGGCGTGAAGAGCCTGTGGCCGCTGTTCGGTATCTCTAACCAGATGCTGGCCGCTGTGGCTCTGGTACTTGGCACCGTCGTACTGGTGAAAATGAAACGCACCAAATACATCTGGGTGACCGTCATTCCTGCACTGTGGCTGCTGCTCTGCACTACCTGGGCGCTGGGCCTGAAGCTGTTCAGCACCAACCCGCAGCTGGAAGGCTTCTTCTTCATGGCGAACCAGTACAAAGAGAAGATTGCCGCAGGCGGCGCAGATCTGACCACGCAGCAGATTGCCAACATGAACCATATCGTGGTGAACAACTACACCAACGCAGGTCTGAGCATTCTGTTCCTGGTGGTGGTGTACAGCATCATTTTCTACGGTATCAAAACCTGGCTGAAAGTGCGTAACGCCGAAGGCCGTACGGATAAAGAAACGCCGTACGTGCCGGTGCCGGAAGGTGGCGTGAAGACCTCTTCACACCATTAA
- the hpaH gene encoding 2-oxo-hept-4-ene-1,7-dioate hydratase, which yields MLDKHTHTLIAHRLHQAEQTREQIRAISLDYPEITIDDAYAVQREWVSLKIAEGRVLKGLKIGLTSKAMQASSQISEPDYGALLDDMFFHDGSDIPVDRFIVPRIEVELAFVLAKPLRGPNCTIFDVYNATDYVIPALELIDARCHNVDPETQRPRKVFDTISDNAANAGVLLGGRPIKPDALDLRWISALLYRNGVIEETGVAAGVLNHPANGVAWLANKLAPYDVQLEPGQIILGGSFTRPVPASRGDTFHVDYGNMGSISCRFV from the coding sequence ATGCTCGATAAACACACCCATACCCTGATCGCCCACCGCCTGCATCAGGCGGAACAAACCCGGGAGCAGATCCGCGCGATCTCGCTGGACTACCCGGAGATCACCATTGACGACGCCTACGCCGTTCAGCGCGAATGGGTAAGCCTGAAAATCGCCGAAGGCCGCGTGCTGAAGGGTCTCAAGATCGGCCTCACCTCCAAAGCGATGCAGGCCAGCTCGCAGATCAGCGAGCCGGACTACGGCGCGCTGCTGGACGACATGTTTTTCCACGACGGCAGCGACATCCCCGTCGATCGCTTTATCGTCCCGCGCATCGAAGTAGAGCTGGCGTTCGTGCTGGCAAAACCGCTACGCGGCCCGAACTGCACGATCTTCGACGTCTACAACGCCACGGATTACGTCATTCCCGCGCTGGAGCTGATCGACGCCCGCTGCCACAACGTTGACCCGGAAACCCAGCGCCCGCGCAAGGTGTTCGACACCATCTCCGATAACGCTGCCAACGCGGGGGTGCTCCTCGGCGGTCGCCCGATTAAGCCCGACGCGCTGGATCTGCGCTGGATCTCCGCCCTGCTCTACCGCAACGGCGTGATCGAAGAGACCGGCGTGGCCGCTGGCGTGCTTAACCACCCGGCGAACGGCGTGGCGTGGCTGGCGAACAAGCTGGCGCCGTACGACGTGCAGCTTGAGCCGGGGCAGATCATCCTCGGCGGCTCGTTTACCCGCCCGGTGCCCGCCAGCAGAGGCGACACTTTCCACGTTGACTACGGCAACATGGGCTCCATCAGCTGCCGCTTTGTGTAA
- the hpaD gene encoding 3,4-dihydroxyphenylacetate 2,3-dioxygenase: MGTLALAAKITHVPSMYLSELPGKNHGCRQGAIDGHKEIGKRCRELGVDTIIVFDTHWLVNSAYHINCADHFSGVYTSNELPHFIRDMTYDYDGNPALGQLIADEAVKLGVRAKVHNIPSLKLEYGTLVPMRYMNPDKHFKVVSISAFCTVHDFADSRKLGEAIVSAIKKYDGTVAVLASGSLSHRFIDDQRAEEGMNSYTREFDRQMDERVVKLWREGQFKEFCSMLPEYADYCYGEGNMHDTVMLLGMLGWDKYDGKVEFLTELFASSGTGQVNAVFPLPA, translated from the coding sequence ATGGGTACATTAGCGTTAGCGGCAAAAATCACCCACGTCCCGTCAATGTATCTCTCCGAGCTGCCGGGGAAAAACCACGGCTGCCGTCAGGGCGCCATCGACGGGCATAAAGAGATCGGCAAGCGCTGCCGCGAGCTGGGCGTGGACACCATCATCGTCTTCGATACCCACTGGCTGGTGAACAGCGCATACCACATCAACTGTGCGGACCATTTTTCAGGCGTCTACACCAGCAACGAACTGCCGCACTTTATCCGCGACATGACTTACGACTACGACGGCAACCCGGCGCTCGGCCAGCTGATTGCCGACGAGGCGGTGAAGCTCGGCGTGCGCGCCAAGGTGCACAACATCCCGAGCCTGAAGCTGGAGTACGGCACGCTGGTGCCGATGCGTTACATGAACCCGGATAAACACTTCAAAGTGGTCTCTATCTCGGCGTTCTGCACCGTTCACGACTTCGCCGACAGCCGCAAACTCGGTGAGGCCATCGTCAGCGCCATCAAAAAATACGACGGCACCGTGGCGGTGCTCGCCAGCGGCTCACTGTCGCACCGCTTTATCGACGACCAGCGCGCGGAAGAAGGGATGAACAGCTATACCCGCGAGTTTGACCGCCAGATGGACGAGCGCGTGGTGAAGCTGTGGCGAGAGGGGCAGTTCAAAGAATTCTGCAGCATGCTGCCGGAGTACGCCGACTACTGCTACGGCGAGGGCAATATGCATGACACGGTGATGCTGCTGGGCATGCTCGGCTGGGACAAATACGACGGCAAGGTGGAGTTTCTCACTGAGTTGTTCGCCAGCTCCGGCACCGGCCAGGTTAACGCCGTTTTCCCCCTGCCCGCGTGA
- a CDS encoding helix-turn-helix transcriptional regulator, whose amino-acid sequence MAKTTRSRSAERLVDILVELHLNGVVNRSALMTKFKITERTVYRDLNALSPIVEHTGNGLYRLIHSAQSPGGQGLHHTLANLLNADNFFPERNTEFWQKLETRVDENHILILGNDAEHTVQRDISRHLAKIEKSINNHNVCQIVYKGKTRLINPYKLINKKNIWYLQATENSRLKSFSLSQIRWFDIQKTLFTPEENVRALLEKSLDPWVSEDTFTVKIFIKDNISHYFLRRDLLPEQELLEEQRGGITLRCRAAHENQILPLLFYWLPNIQILEPNWLKEKLVKTLENYLAMARSPDNHVISIT is encoded by the coding sequence ATGGCTAAAACGACGCGGAGCCGCTCGGCTGAACGTCTGGTCGATATTCTGGTTGAGCTACATTTAAACGGTGTGGTAAACCGCAGTGCGCTAATGACCAAATTTAAAATTACCGAGCGTACCGTCTACCGGGATTTAAATGCGCTCTCTCCTATCGTTGAACATACCGGTAACGGGCTATATCGGCTGATCCATTCCGCACAATCTCCCGGCGGACAAGGATTACATCACACACTGGCTAACCTCCTGAATGCAGATAACTTTTTCCCTGAAAGAAATACGGAATTCTGGCAAAAGCTGGAAACACGCGTTGACGAAAATCATATTCTTATCCTTGGTAACGACGCAGAGCACACGGTACAACGTGATATCAGCCGTCATTTAGCGAAAATTGAGAAATCTATTAATAACCATAATGTTTGCCAGATCGTTTATAAGGGTAAAACCCGCCTGATTAATCCCTATAAACTCATTAACAAAAAAAATATATGGTATTTACAAGCTACCGAAAATAGTCGGCTTAAATCCTTTTCATTGAGTCAGATTCGCTGGTTTGATATTCAGAAAACCCTTTTTACCCCTGAAGAGAATGTCCGCGCGCTCCTGGAAAAAAGCCTCGATCCGTGGGTGTCTGAAGATACTTTCACCGTGAAAATATTCATTAAAGATAATATTTCACATTACTTCCTGCGCCGGGATCTTCTGCCGGAACAAGAGCTGCTGGAAGAACAACGTGGCGGTATCACGCTGCGCTGCCGGGCAGCACACGAGAACCAGATCCTGCCGCTGCTGTTCTACTGGCTGCCGAATATTCAAATCCTGGAGCCGAACTGGCTGAAGGAGAAACTGGTTAAAACGCTGGAAAACTATCTGGCGATGGCGCGCAGCCCGGATAACCACGTGATCTCAATCACATAA
- a CDS encoding 5-carboxymethyl-2-hydroxymuconate Delta-isomerase → MPHFIAECTDNIREQADLPGLFAKVNEALAATGIFPIGGIRSRAHWLDTWQMADGKQDYAFVHMTLKIGSGRSLESREAVGEMLFGLIKAHFAALMAARYLALSFELDELHPTLNYKQNNVHALFK, encoded by the coding sequence ATGCCGCACTTTATTGCTGAATGTACCGACAACATCCGCGAGCAGGCAGACCTGCCGGGGTTGTTCGCCAAAGTGAACGAGGCGCTGGCCGCCACGGGCATCTTCCCGATCGGCGGTATCCGCAGCCGCGCCCACTGGCTGGATACCTGGCAGATGGCCGACGGCAAGCAGGATTACGCCTTTGTGCATATGACGCTGAAGATCGGTTCCGGGCGCAGCCTGGAAAGTCGGGAAGCCGTGGGGGAAATGCTGTTTGGGCTTATCAAAGCGCACTTTGCTGCGTTGATGGCTGCCCGCTATCTGGCGCTGTCGTTCGAGCTGGACGAACTGCACCCGACGCTCAATTACAAACAAAACAACGTGCACGCGTTGTTTAAGTAA
- the hpaA gene encoding 4-hydroxyphenylacetate catabolism regulatory protein HpaA, with protein MCQSPIANIDISKEYDESLGTDDVHYQSFARMAAFFGRDMQAHRHDQYFQMHFLDTGQIELQLDDHRYSVQAPLFVLTPPSVPHAFITESDSDGHVLTVREDLIWPLLEVLYPGTREAFGLPGICLSLADKPDELAALKHYWQLIARESMEQLPGREHTLVLLAQAVFTLLLRNAKLDDHASGGMRGELKLFQRFTQLIDTHYHQHWTVPEYASELHLTESRLTDICRRFANRPPKRLIFDRQLREARRLLLFSDSAVSEIAWQLGFKDPAYFARFFNRLVGCSPSAYRAQKVPVS; from the coding sequence ATGTGCCAGAGCCCTATCGCCAACATTGATATCAGCAAGGAGTACGACGAAAGTCTGGGCACCGACGATGTGCACTATCAGTCGTTCGCCCGCATGGCGGCCTTTTTTGGCCGCGACATGCAGGCGCATCGTCACGACCAGTATTTTCAGATGCACTTTCTGGATACCGGGCAGATTGAACTCCAGCTCGACGATCACCGTTACTCGGTGCAGGCCCCGCTTTTCGTTCTCACTCCGCCGTCGGTGCCGCACGCGTTTATTACCGAATCCGACAGCGACGGGCACGTGCTGACGGTGCGCGAGGATCTAATCTGGCCGCTGCTGGAGGTGCTCTACCCCGGCACGCGGGAAGCGTTTGGTCTGCCGGGGATCTGCCTGTCGCTGGCCGACAAGCCTGATGAACTGGCGGCGCTGAAACACTACTGGCAGCTGATAGCCCGGGAGTCCATGGAACAGCTGCCGGGCCGCGAGCATACGCTGGTTCTGCTGGCGCAGGCCGTATTCACTCTGCTGCTGCGCAACGCGAAGCTCGACGATCACGCTTCAGGCGGTATGCGCGGCGAGCTGAAGCTGTTCCAGCGCTTTACCCAACTGATCGACACGCACTACCACCAGCACTGGACGGTGCCGGAATACGCCAGCGAACTGCACCTGACCGAATCCCGGCTAACCGATATCTGTCGCCGCTTCGCCAACCGCCCGCCGAAGCGGTTGATCTTCGACCGACAGCTGCGGGAAGCCAGACGGCTGCTGCTATTTTCCGACAGCGCGGTCAGCGAGATTGCCTGGCAGCTGGGGTTTAAAGATCCGGCCTATTTCGCCCGCTTTTTTAACCGCTTAGTGGGGTGCTCGCCAAGCGCATATCGGGCGCAGAAAGTACCGGTTTCCTGA
- the hpaI gene encoding 4-hydroxy-2-oxoheptanedioate aldolase produces the protein MQNAFKAALKAGRPQIGLWLGLTSSYSAELLAGAGFDWLLIDGEHAPNSVQTVLTQLQAIAPYPSQPVVRPSWNDPVQIKQLLDVGAQTLLVPMVQNAEEARLAVRATRYPPAGIRGVGSALARASRWNRIPDYLQQANDAMCVLVQIETREALKNLPQILDVEGVDGVFIGPADLSADMGFAGNPQHPEVQAAIEQAIAQILSAGKAPGILMANEALAKRYLDLGALFVAVGVDTTLLARGAEALAARFIEQPVTSVNNNKSVY, from the coding sequence ATGCAGAATGCATTCAAAGCGGCGCTGAAAGCGGGCCGTCCACAAATCGGCTTATGGCTGGGGCTCACCAGCAGCTACAGCGCCGAACTGCTGGCCGGGGCAGGCTTCGACTGGCTGCTGATCGACGGCGAGCACGCCCCGAACAGCGTGCAAACCGTCTTAACCCAATTGCAGGCCATCGCCCCTTATCCGAGCCAGCCGGTGGTACGCCCGTCGTGGAACGATCCGGTGCAGATCAAACAGCTGCTGGACGTCGGCGCACAAACCCTGCTGGTGCCGATGGTGCAAAACGCCGAGGAAGCGCGGCTGGCGGTACGTGCCACCCGTTACCCACCGGCGGGCATTCGCGGCGTCGGCAGCGCGCTGGCAAGAGCGTCGCGCTGGAACCGCATTCCGGACTATCTGCAGCAGGCTAACGACGCCATGTGCGTACTGGTGCAAATCGAAACCCGTGAGGCGCTGAAAAACCTGCCGCAGATCCTCGACGTGGAAGGCGTCGACGGCGTGTTTATCGGCCCGGCCGATCTCAGCGCCGACATGGGCTTTGCCGGTAATCCGCAGCACCCGGAGGTCCAGGCCGCTATCGAGCAGGCGATCGCGCAGATCCTGAGCGCGGGCAAAGCCCCCGGCATCCTGATGGCAAACGAGGCGCTGGCAAAACGCTATCTCGACCTCGGCGCGCTGTTTGTCGCCGTCGGCGTCGACACCACCCTGCTCGCCCGCGGTGCGGAAGCGCTGGCTGCACGCTTTATCGAACAACCGGTTACGTCAGTTAATAACAATAAATCCGTCTACTAA
- a CDS encoding YbdD/YjiX family protein, whose product MFGNLGEAKKYLGQAAKMLIGIPDYDNYVEHMKTNHPDKPYMTYTEFFRERQEARYGGSGEGGVRCC is encoded by the coding sequence ATGTTTGGTAACTTAGGCGAAGCGAAAAAATACCTCGGTCAGGCGGCAAAAATGCTGATTGGTATTCCGGACTATGACAACTACGTTGAGCATATGAAGACCAACCATCCGGATAAACCGTACATGACCTACACTGAATTCTTCCGCGAGCGTCAGGAAGCACGCTACGGTGGAAGTGGAGAAGGCGGCGTCCGCTGCTGCTAA